From the genome of Impatiens glandulifera chromosome 9, dImpGla2.1, whole genome shotgun sequence, one region includes:
- the LOC124915204 gene encoding uncharacterized protein LOC124915204 has protein sequence MRTLGRKWNRPGAGSIDATGEEDDKFSLPTYDDSRPLDTQEQEELIRSFEKSQAQQSRSWRRVFAVLLFCFAAFLIYSIYQQASSPWELRYHAYFMEEVPSWTVISADWAAVLVSSITIIGLLDKSKGHRRWLQYSCFGGFLLTVFWLYHMLRLPRFRWDVIWLPFGPLSGAGIGLYVDSLLEESSEEIKRLRGYMYAYKAR, from the exons atgaggACATTGGGCAGAAAATGGAATCGACCTGGTGCTGGTAGCATCGATGCAACTGGCGAAGAAGATGATAAGTTCTCACTTCCTACTTATGATGATTCTCGCCCCTTGGACACACAAG AACAGGAAGAGTTGATTCGATCATTTGAAAAGAGCCAAGCTCAACAATCTCGATCGTGGCGT AGAGTGTTCGCCGTTTTACTCTTTTGCTTTGCCGCTTTCCTCATTTATTCAATCTATCAGCAGGCTTCATCTCCTTGGGAACTg CGTTATCATGCTTACTTCATGGAAGAGGTTCCATCATGGACTGTTATATCTGCAG ATTGGGCAGCTGTTTTGGTATCATCAATAACTATAATTGGATTGCTTGACAAATCAAAGGGTCATAGGAGATGGCTTCAATACTCTTGCTTTGGTGGTTTCTTACTAACAGTGTTCTGGTTATATCACATGTTAAG ATTGCCAAGATTCAGGTGGGATGTCATCTGGTTGCCCTTTGGGCCTTTGAG TGGAGCCGGGATAGGTCTTTATGTGGACAGTTTGCTGGAAGAATCCTCTGAAGAAATAAAGAGGCTGAGAGGATACATGTATGCTTATAAAGCCAGGTAA
- the LOC124915443 gene encoding 40S ribosomal protein S30: MGKVHGSLARAGKVRGQTPKVAKQDKKKQPRGRAHKRIQYNRRFVTAVVGFGKKRGPNSSEK, translated from the exons ATGG GAAAGGTTCACGGATCTCTTGCTCGTGCCGGAAAAGTTAGGGGACAGACCCCTAAGGTTGCTAAACAGGACAAGAAGAAGCAGCCCAGAGGTCGCGCCCACAAGCGCATTCAGTACAACCGCCGTTTCGTCACCGCCG TTGTTGGATTCGGAAAGAAGAGGGGACCCAACTCTTCAGAGAAGTAA